Proteins encoded together in one Lepisosteus oculatus isolate fLepOcu1 chromosome 2, fLepOcu1.hap2, whole genome shotgun sequence window:
- the nhsl1b gene encoding NHS-like protein 1 isoform X4, protein MPFHQRTVEPLRLCRLNEEDCKMRSLGDRRDGRLVGIDGYKVQKKVLFASLEEVCCHALTSVLCQLSDLSKHASNIFGEIEAEAGLIAQKSTRIQHRLETLQSAVRKLDHKKIKVPVSNLDDESKWTVHYTAPWHQQENVFLPSNRPACVEDLHRQAKVNLKTVLRECDKLRKDGFRSSQYYSQGPTFSSSNLSDSSLPDHEDADKKSTVSSTEEEKLIYSMRPKTPLLGDVSDIDIKTNWTKSLPLPTPEEKMRQQAQAVQADVIPINVTGETFDRQASIRRSLVNTDTVVRRPKKVKRRKTITGVPDNIQKELGKANGDFRGHSMYIPGQYSTLGRIGSGHSSMRRSETRDSSCQTEEIKIVPPSVRRIRAQKGQGIAAQMAQFSNSSGSISSVTDSAGVIFVPQVNGDNRFHSLPRQGARVSLQTMEQSYSMAHKPDSMSSSTLPRQISKLQADETVVHLRNTPKTGTLPRPKSQEVRSFQSETVTSAACVVSPHATYSTTVIPNATLPSSAEVITIHTTQNSSQLDNQMRSMSSYSDRPLSATGVNSEVALKDDQQFSFTPATTPSRCDSAVSLNTGNNTETESQCSTLDGRKDCGAKDTRSESSYSDNSFQSRSTVPADQWIYDTPENVMPKRSLTSSCSTPVNHIYSSLERSPSKTDTSSLYSMDNDGYYTSMHLDSGIKSRSHNGINGMRHSMYECRDHQSQEDRLSLHSEKSLSRSISLKKAKKPPLPPARTDSLRRKPGKKSHPSGPVLNESLIATLQQSLQLSLKSKSGSSPSQSPSSDYDDPWVLRSRSQSTVSASSSGVSAMGVNVYSICTVTPSHSDTSSVRSEYVEPWCYYMDNSSQQSEQLKSSATPFTDAGAAPVDCSNLPNGSQTSLPHAQDPSVKPKLATSPDKVHRVTSPSSGYSSQSNTPTAGTPVPAFLRSMSPAGGKSKPKVPERKSSLLSSVSISSSSTSLSSNTSDTVKIPAGSNPPPLLQSVLPVAPPLPSDSSPMALPHASPPPPPPPPPNSFISTSITQEHFPPPPAPQLPATPITSPPSKILSPKNPSPPFPPPPPPDFMLDCVSVTQSPPHHLPLPVSTPPPPPAPPLPVMAPPPAPPLPVITPPPPPLPVMAQPPAPPLLAMTPPPAPPLSLKGLKDAIKPASSPSIDNTFTGSKRSVSNPPGEPGKSVMPLITPKALQMVQLRSIKKPGKSNAETIDTTNTQETQEFTDYHKPLTPEKPIKQQHPVLLQQTCLSSSLDGFQKPPAPVKKSQLCSSDDSVFTHLDKAAITGQTDKSAIQNKKLVSSGSTDEPLPVVVDYQTQSQSETMETPPLQGSATKQKPPVFSKKPKLTLIMSPYKPQPASEEENLHSLEADVAQVLSPQNGVSVTTDPLKLSDDEDDNTTMSCTLGAQTTQSDDAPDNQQEEQTISDDKNNSDGDGTSSTTGSISSKDEENGEVFDSDTANSSPPPASRREALDDMVTPTRPRTTEDLFAAIHRSKRKVLGRKESEEERVRSHSPSPPVTPTGGAPGLASLARPTGSIQRSVRKTATSSDSFKALLLKKGSRSETSFRMSATEMLKSTDPRFQRTRSESSPETPDSPGSCSSPGRGRRAQEEWARSEGLLPRLSSSSFSGMKYGRSRTPPSAASSKYNARSRLLSSPMTVICEKEGEQAEAADFCGPADINWDGTLEDQALEDGMANNGDPSPVSETDSASKPQDSDGTLCEEGNS, encoded by the exons CTGTATCAAATCTGGATGACGAGAGCAAGTGGACAGTCCACTATACAGCTCCCTGGCACCAGCAGGAGAACGTCTTCCTGCCTAGCAACCGGCCTGCATGTGTGGAGGATCTGCATCGCCAAGCCAAGGTCAACCTGAAGACTGTGCTGAGAG AATGTGACAAATTAAGGAAGGATGGATTCCGCAGTTCCCAGTACTACTCCCAGGGTCCTACTTTCTCCAGTTCCAACCTGTCCGACAGCAGTTTGCCTGACCACGAGGATGCTGACAAAAAG TCCACAGTTTCGTCCACTGAAGAAGAGAAACTCATTTATTCCATGAGGCCCAAGACGCCACTACTGGGAGACGTGTCAGACATTGATATCAAGACCAACTGGACCAAGTCTCTTCCGCTGCCCACCCCGGAAGAGAAGATGCGCCAGCAAGCCCAGGCAGTACAGGCAGACGTCATCCCGATCAATGTTACAG GAGAAACCTTTGACCGCCAGGCCAGCATCCGGCGGTCATTAGTTAACACTGACACTGTGGTAAGACGGCCGAAGAAAGTCAAAAGGAGAAAGACAATTACAGGGGTCCCCGACAACATTCAAAAGGAACTAG GGAAGGCAAATGGTGATTTTCGAGGTCACTCTATGTACATCCCTGGTCAGTACTCGACTCTGGGGAGAATTGGCAGTGGACACTCTTCAATGCGCAGGTCTGAGACAAGGGACTCCAGCTGCCAGACAGAAGAGATTAAAATAGTGCCGCCATCAGTGAGAAGGATCCGAGCACAGAAGGGGCAGGGCATTGCGGCTCAGATGGCCCAGTTCTCCAACTCTTCAGGGAGCATTTCTTCCGTCACTGATAGCGCAGGAGTGATATTTGTCCCACAGGTGAATGGGGACAATCGTTTCCACAGCTTGCCAAGGCAAGGAGCCCGAGTGTCCCTGCAGACGATGGAACAGTCCTACAGCATGGCCCACAAACCTGACAGCATGTCTTCAAGCACCTTGCCAAGGCAGATCAGCAAACTGCAAGCCGATGAAACAGTGGTCCATCTCCGGAACACTCCCAAGACAGGAACGCTCCCCAGGCCCAAGTCCCAGGAAGTGAGAAGCTTCCAAAGCGAAACAGTCACGAGTGCTGCCTGCGTGGTATCTCCTCACGCCACTTACTCCACCACTGTCATCCCCAATGCCACGCTTCCATCGTCGGCAGAGGTCATCACAATTCACACCACCCAGAACTCATCTCAGCTGGACAACCAGATGAGGTCAATGTCTTCGTACTCTGACAGACCTCTCAGTGCAACCGGTGTCAACAGTGAAGTAGCTTTGAAGGATGATCAGCAGTTCTCTTTTACCCCAGCAACAACCCCATCCCGCTGTGATTCAGCTGTATCCCTTAACACTGGCAACAATACGGAAACGGAGTCCCAGTGCAGCACTTTAGATGGAAGGAAAGACTGCGGTGCCAAGGATACCCGGAGTGAATCCAGCTATTCAGACAACAGCTTCCAAAGCAGGAGCACTGTTCCAGCAGATCAGTGGATATATGACACACCAGAGAATGTCATGCCCAAGAGGTCCCTCACATCTAGCTGCTCTACACCAGTCAATCACATCTACAGCAGCCTGGAGAGGAGTCCCAGTAAAACGGACACAAGCTCCTTGTACTCCATGGACAATGATGGTTATTACACCTCCATGCACCTGGACTCGGGAATCAAGTCCAGAAGTCACAATGGCATCAATGGAATGAGACACAGCATGTATGAGTGCAGAGATCATCAGAGTCAGGAGGACAGGCTCAGCCTTCACAGCGAGAAATCCCTGTCACGTAGCATCTCTTTGAAGAAGGCAAAGAAgccccctcttcctcctgccagGACGGATTCCCTGAGACGCAAACCAGGTAAGAAGTCTCACCCCAGTGGGCCAGTCCTGAATGAATCCTTGATCGCCACGCTACAGCAGTCCTTGCAGCTCAGCTTGAAGAGCAAGAGTGGCTCCTCCCCATCACAAAGCCCTTCCAGTGATTATGACGACCCTTGGGTGCTTCGATCCCGCAGTCAGAGCACAGTCAGTGCTAGCAGCAGCGGTGTGTCGGCCATGGGCGTCAATGTGTATTCCATCTGCACTGTCACCCCTTCCCACAGCGACACGAGCAGTGTCAGATCAGAGTACGTTGAGCCCTGGTGCTATTACATGGACAACAGTTCACAACAGAGTGAGCAGCTCAAATCTTCCGCCACTCCCTTTACCGATGCTGGTGCAGCTCCAGTAGATTGCAGCAATCTCCCCAATGGGTCACAAACTTCATTACCACATGCTCAAGACCCCTCTGTCAAACCAAAGTTGGCCACCTCTCCTGACAAAGTGCACAGAGTGACGTCTCCATCGAGTGGCTACTCCAGCCAGTCCAACACCCCTACCGCCGGCACTCCTGTTCCTGCCTTCCTGAGGTCCATGTCTCCGGCTGGTGGGAAGTCCAAGCCAAAAGTGCCTGAGAGAAAGTCCTCCCTGCTGTCCTCTGTGTCAATTTCGTCTTCCTCTACATCTTTGTCGTCGAACACATCTGACACAGTAAAAATCCCTGCCGGTTCCAACCCACCTCCGTTGCTCCAGTCTGTTCTCCCTGTGGCCCCACCTCTGCCTTCTGATTCCAGTCCCATGGCACTGCCTCATGcttcccctccccctccccctcctcctcctccaaacAGTTTCATATCCACCAGCATAACACAAGAACATTTCCCTCCTCCACCAGCTCCTCAGCTGCCGGCAACTCCCATTACATCACCTCCATCAAAGATCCTGTCCCCTAAGAACCCTTCTCctcctttccctcccccccctcctccagaTTTCATGTTAGACTGTGTTAGTGTTACTCAAAGTCCACCCCATCATCTTCCTTTGCCTGTCTCCACTCCTCCCCCACCTCCAGCCCCGCCTTTACCTGTCATGGCCCCGCCTCCAGCTCCACCTTTACCTGTCATAACCCCCCCACCTCCACCTTTACCTGTCATGGCCCAGCCTCCAGCCCCACCTTTACTTGCTATGACCCCACCTCCAGCACCACCACTAAGCCTGAAGGGCCTTAAAGATGCTATAAAACCTGCATCATCTCCAAGCATTGACAACACATTCACAGGGAGTAAGAGATCTGTTTCCAATCCTCCAGGAGAACCTGGAAAATCTGTGATGCCACTGATCACTCCTAAAGCCCTTCAAATGGTGCAGCTGAGGTCCATCAAGAAGCCAGGAAAATCCAATGCTGAAACAATCGACACTACCAACACTCAGGAAACACAGGAATTTACTGATTACCACAAGCCCTTAACACCAGAGAAGCCTATAAAGCAACAACATCCTGTTTTGCTACAGCAGACGTGCTTAAGCTCCAGCTTGGATGGTTTTCAGAAGCCTCCAGCACCTGTTAAAAAATCGCAATTATGTTCCTCTGATGACTCTGTGTTCACACATCTGGACAAAGCTGCAATCACTGGTCAAACAGACAAATcagcaatacaaaataagaaactCGTCAGCTCAGGGTCCACAGATGAGCCTTTGCCTGTGGTGGTAGATTACCAAACCCAGAGTCAGTCTGAGACAATGGAAACGCCACCGTTGCAGGGTAGTGCCACCAAGCAGAAACCACCTGTCTTCTCAAAGAAACCCAAACTGACTCTCATTATGTCTCCATACAAGCCACAGCCAGCCTCAGAAGAAGAGAATTTGCACTCTTTGGAGGCAGATGTGGCACAGGTACTGAGCCCACAAAATGGAGTTTCTGTTACTACTGACCCTCTCAAACTGTCAGATGATGAAGATGACAATACAACTATGAGCTGCACTTTGGGAGCCCAGACCACACAGAGTGATGACGCCCCTGATAACCAGCAGGAAGAGCAGACCATTTCAGATGACAAGAACAATTCAGATGGAGATGGAACCAGCAGCACAACAGGGTCTATAAGTTCCAAAGATGAAGAAAATG GTGAGGTCTTTGACTCTGACACCGCGAACTCCTCGCCCCCGCCCGCCTCCCGCAGGGAAGCGCTGGATGACATGGTGACCCCAACGAGACCGAGGACAACGGAGGATCTGTTTGCGGCCATTCACAG ATCCAAAAGGAAAGTTCTGGGCAGGAAGGAGTCTGAGGAGGAGCGGGTGCGAAGCCACTCCCCATCCCCCCCGGTCACCCCCACCGGGGGGGCACCAGGCCTGGCCTCTCTCGCCCGGCCGACCGGCTCTATCCAGCGCAGTGTGCGCAAGACGGCCACCAGCAGCGACAGCTTCAAAGCCCTCCTGCTGAAGAAGGGCAGCCGCTCCGAGACCAGCTTCCGCATGTCTGCCAcagaaatgctgaagagcacCGACCCCCGCTTCCAGAGAACCCGCTCCGAGTCTTCCCCGGAGACCCCTGACAGCCCTGGCTCCTGCAGCTCCCCCGGCCGTGGCAGGAGAGCCCAGGAGGAGTGGGCCAGGAGTGAAGGCTTGCTGCCCagactctcctcctcctccttctcggGCATGAAGTACGGCCGCTCCCGCACCCCCCCCTCTGCCGCCAGCAGCAAGTACAACGCCCGTAGCCGCCTCCTCAGCAGCCCCATGACTGTCATCTGCGAGAAGGAGGGCGAGCAGGCTGAGGCAGCCGACTTCTGTGGTCCCGCCGACATCAACTGGGATGGCACGCTTGAGGACCAGGCACTGGAGGATGGAATGGCAAATAACGGGGATCCCAGCCCTGTTTCTGAAACGGACTCGGCCAGCAAGCCTCAGGACTCCGACGGCACTTTATGTGAAGAAGGGAACAGTTAA
- the nhsl1b gene encoding NHS-like protein 1 isoform X1, with product MPFHQRTVEPLRLCRLNEEDCKMRSLGDRRDGRLVGIDGYKVQKKVLFASLEEVCCHALTSVLCQLSDLSKHASNIFGEIEAEAGLIAQKSTRIQHRLETLQSAVRKLDHKKIKVPVSNLDDESKWTVHYTAPWHQQENVFLPSNRPACVEDLHRQAKVNLKTVLRECDKLRKDGFRSSQYYSQGPTFSSSNLSDSSLPDHEDADKKPSLLGCLSQSCLTVCCDLSPWKHKSTVSSTEEEKLIYSMRPKTPLLGDVSDIDIKTNWTKSLPLPTPEEKMRQQAQAVQADVIPINVTGETFDRQASIRRSLVNTDTVVRRPKKVKRRKTITGVPDNIQKELAGKANGDFRGHSMYIPGQYSTLGRIGSGHSSMRRSETRDSSCQTEEIKIVPPSVRRIRAQKGQGIAAQMAQFSNSSGSISSVTDSAGVIFVPQVNGDNRFHSLPRQGARVSLQTMEQSYSMAHKPDSMSSSTLPRQISKLQADETVVHLRNTPKTGTLPRPKSQEVRSFQSETVTSAACVVSPHATYSTTVIPNATLPSSAEVITIHTTQNSSQLDNQMRSMSSYSDRPLSATGVNSEVALKDDQQFSFTPATTPSRCDSAVSLNTGNNTETESQCSTLDGRKDCGAKDTRSESSYSDNSFQSRSTVPADQWIYDTPENVMPKRSLTSSCSTPVNHIYSSLERSPSKTDTSSLYSMDNDGYYTSMHLDSGIKSRSHNGINGMRHSMYECRDHQSQEDRLSLHSEKSLSRSISLKKAKKPPLPPARTDSLRRKPGKKSHPSGPVLNESLIATLQQSLQLSLKSKSGSSPSQSPSSDYDDPWVLRSRSQSTVSASSSGVSAMGVNVYSICTVTPSHSDTSSVRSEYVEPWCYYMDNSSQQSEQLKSSATPFTDAGAAPVDCSNLPNGSQTSLPHAQDPSVKPKLATSPDKVHRVTSPSSGYSSQSNTPTAGTPVPAFLRSMSPAGGKSKPKVPERKSSLLSSVSISSSSTSLSSNTSDTVKIPAGSNPPPLLQSVLPVAPPLPSDSSPMALPHASPPPPPPPPPNSFISTSITQEHFPPPPAPQLPATPITSPPSKILSPKNPSPPFPPPPPPDFMLDCVSVTQSPPHHLPLPVSTPPPPPAPPLPVMAPPPAPPLPVITPPPPPLPVMAQPPAPPLLAMTPPPAPPLSLKGLKDAIKPASSPSIDNTFTGSKRSVSNPPGEPGKSVMPLITPKALQMVQLRSIKKPGKSNAETIDTTNTQETQEFTDYHKPLTPEKPIKQQHPVLLQQTCLSSSLDGFQKPPAPVKKSQLCSSDDSVFTHLDKAAITGQTDKSAIQNKKLVSSGSTDEPLPVVVDYQTQSQSETMETPPLQGSATKQKPPVFSKKPKLTLIMSPYKPQPASEEENLHSLEADVAQVLSPQNGVSVTTDPLKLSDDEDDNTTMSCTLGAQTTQSDDAPDNQQEEQTISDDKNNSDGDGTSSTTGSISSKDEENGEVFDSDTANSSPPPASRREALDDMVTPTRPRTTEDLFAAIHRSKRKVLGRKESEEERVRSHSPSPPVTPTGGAPGLASLARPTGSIQRSVRKTATSSDSFKALLLKKGSRSETSFRMSATEMLKSTDPRFQRTRSESSPETPDSPGSCSSPGRGRRAQEEWARSEGLLPRLSSSSFSGMKYGRSRTPPSAASSKYNARSRLLSSPMTVICEKEGEQAEAADFCGPADINWDGTLEDQALEDGMANNGDPSPVSETDSASKPQDSDGTLCEEGNS from the exons CTGTATCAAATCTGGATGACGAGAGCAAGTGGACAGTCCACTATACAGCTCCCTGGCACCAGCAGGAGAACGTCTTCCTGCCTAGCAACCGGCCTGCATGTGTGGAGGATCTGCATCGCCAAGCCAAGGTCAACCTGAAGACTGTGCTGAGAG AATGTGACAAATTAAGGAAGGATGGATTCCGCAGTTCCCAGTACTACTCCCAGGGTCCTACTTTCTCCAGTTCCAACCTGTCCGACAGCAGTTTGCCTGACCACGAGGATGCTGACAAAAAG CCTAGTCTCTTAGGCTGCCTAAGTCAGTCTTGCCTTACTGTGTGCTGTGATTTGAGTCCCTGGAAACACAAG TCCACAGTTTCGTCCACTGAAGAAGAGAAACTCATTTATTCCATGAGGCCCAAGACGCCACTACTGGGAGACGTGTCAGACATTGATATCAAGACCAACTGGACCAAGTCTCTTCCGCTGCCCACCCCGGAAGAGAAGATGCGCCAGCAAGCCCAGGCAGTACAGGCAGACGTCATCCCGATCAATGTTACAG GAGAAACCTTTGACCGCCAGGCCAGCATCCGGCGGTCATTAGTTAACACTGACACTGTGGTAAGACGGCCGAAGAAAGTCAAAAGGAGAAAGACAATTACAGGGGTCCCCGACAACATTCAAAAGGAACTAG cAGGGAAGGCAAATGGTGATTTTCGAGGTCACTCTATGTACATCCCTGGTCAGTACTCGACTCTGGGGAGAATTGGCAGTGGACACTCTTCAATGCGCAGGTCTGAGACAAGGGACTCCAGCTGCCAGACAGAAGAGATTAAAATAGTGCCGCCATCAGTGAGAAGGATCCGAGCACAGAAGGGGCAGGGCATTGCGGCTCAGATGGCCCAGTTCTCCAACTCTTCAGGGAGCATTTCTTCCGTCACTGATAGCGCAGGAGTGATATTTGTCCCACAGGTGAATGGGGACAATCGTTTCCACAGCTTGCCAAGGCAAGGAGCCCGAGTGTCCCTGCAGACGATGGAACAGTCCTACAGCATGGCCCACAAACCTGACAGCATGTCTTCAAGCACCTTGCCAAGGCAGATCAGCAAACTGCAAGCCGATGAAACAGTGGTCCATCTCCGGAACACTCCCAAGACAGGAACGCTCCCCAGGCCCAAGTCCCAGGAAGTGAGAAGCTTCCAAAGCGAAACAGTCACGAGTGCTGCCTGCGTGGTATCTCCTCACGCCACTTACTCCACCACTGTCATCCCCAATGCCACGCTTCCATCGTCGGCAGAGGTCATCACAATTCACACCACCCAGAACTCATCTCAGCTGGACAACCAGATGAGGTCAATGTCTTCGTACTCTGACAGACCTCTCAGTGCAACCGGTGTCAACAGTGAAGTAGCTTTGAAGGATGATCAGCAGTTCTCTTTTACCCCAGCAACAACCCCATCCCGCTGTGATTCAGCTGTATCCCTTAACACTGGCAACAATACGGAAACGGAGTCCCAGTGCAGCACTTTAGATGGAAGGAAAGACTGCGGTGCCAAGGATACCCGGAGTGAATCCAGCTATTCAGACAACAGCTTCCAAAGCAGGAGCACTGTTCCAGCAGATCAGTGGATATATGACACACCAGAGAATGTCATGCCCAAGAGGTCCCTCACATCTAGCTGCTCTACACCAGTCAATCACATCTACAGCAGCCTGGAGAGGAGTCCCAGTAAAACGGACACAAGCTCCTTGTACTCCATGGACAATGATGGTTATTACACCTCCATGCACCTGGACTCGGGAATCAAGTCCAGAAGTCACAATGGCATCAATGGAATGAGACACAGCATGTATGAGTGCAGAGATCATCAGAGTCAGGAGGACAGGCTCAGCCTTCACAGCGAGAAATCCCTGTCACGTAGCATCTCTTTGAAGAAGGCAAAGAAgccccctcttcctcctgccagGACGGATTCCCTGAGACGCAAACCAGGTAAGAAGTCTCACCCCAGTGGGCCAGTCCTGAATGAATCCTTGATCGCCACGCTACAGCAGTCCTTGCAGCTCAGCTTGAAGAGCAAGAGTGGCTCCTCCCCATCACAAAGCCCTTCCAGTGATTATGACGACCCTTGGGTGCTTCGATCCCGCAGTCAGAGCACAGTCAGTGCTAGCAGCAGCGGTGTGTCGGCCATGGGCGTCAATGTGTATTCCATCTGCACTGTCACCCCTTCCCACAGCGACACGAGCAGTGTCAGATCAGAGTACGTTGAGCCCTGGTGCTATTACATGGACAACAGTTCACAACAGAGTGAGCAGCTCAAATCTTCCGCCACTCCCTTTACCGATGCTGGTGCAGCTCCAGTAGATTGCAGCAATCTCCCCAATGGGTCACAAACTTCATTACCACATGCTCAAGACCCCTCTGTCAAACCAAAGTTGGCCACCTCTCCTGACAAAGTGCACAGAGTGACGTCTCCATCGAGTGGCTACTCCAGCCAGTCCAACACCCCTACCGCCGGCACTCCTGTTCCTGCCTTCCTGAGGTCCATGTCTCCGGCTGGTGGGAAGTCCAAGCCAAAAGTGCCTGAGAGAAAGTCCTCCCTGCTGTCCTCTGTGTCAATTTCGTCTTCCTCTACATCTTTGTCGTCGAACACATCTGACACAGTAAAAATCCCTGCCGGTTCCAACCCACCTCCGTTGCTCCAGTCTGTTCTCCCTGTGGCCCCACCTCTGCCTTCTGATTCCAGTCCCATGGCACTGCCTCATGcttcccctccccctccccctcctcctcctccaaacAGTTTCATATCCACCAGCATAACACAAGAACATTTCCCTCCTCCACCAGCTCCTCAGCTGCCGGCAACTCCCATTACATCACCTCCATCAAAGATCCTGTCCCCTAAGAACCCTTCTCctcctttccctcccccccctcctccagaTTTCATGTTAGACTGTGTTAGTGTTACTCAAAGTCCACCCCATCATCTTCCTTTGCCTGTCTCCACTCCTCCCCCACCTCCAGCCCCGCCTTTACCTGTCATGGCCCCGCCTCCAGCTCCACCTTTACCTGTCATAACCCCCCCACCTCCACCTTTACCTGTCATGGCCCAGCCTCCAGCCCCACCTTTACTTGCTATGACCCCACCTCCAGCACCACCACTAAGCCTGAAGGGCCTTAAAGATGCTATAAAACCTGCATCATCTCCAAGCATTGACAACACATTCACAGGGAGTAAGAGATCTGTTTCCAATCCTCCAGGAGAACCTGGAAAATCTGTGATGCCACTGATCACTCCTAAAGCCCTTCAAATGGTGCAGCTGAGGTCCATCAAGAAGCCAGGAAAATCCAATGCTGAAACAATCGACACTACCAACACTCAGGAAACACAGGAATTTACTGATTACCACAAGCCCTTAACACCAGAGAAGCCTATAAAGCAACAACATCCTGTTTTGCTACAGCAGACGTGCTTAAGCTCCAGCTTGGATGGTTTTCAGAAGCCTCCAGCACCTGTTAAAAAATCGCAATTATGTTCCTCTGATGACTCTGTGTTCACACATCTGGACAAAGCTGCAATCACTGGTCAAACAGACAAATcagcaatacaaaataagaaactCGTCAGCTCAGGGTCCACAGATGAGCCTTTGCCTGTGGTGGTAGATTACCAAACCCAGAGTCAGTCTGAGACAATGGAAACGCCACCGTTGCAGGGTAGTGCCACCAAGCAGAAACCACCTGTCTTCTCAAAGAAACCCAAACTGACTCTCATTATGTCTCCATACAAGCCACAGCCAGCCTCAGAAGAAGAGAATTTGCACTCTTTGGAGGCAGATGTGGCACAGGTACTGAGCCCACAAAATGGAGTTTCTGTTACTACTGACCCTCTCAAACTGTCAGATGATGAAGATGACAATACAACTATGAGCTGCACTTTGGGAGCCCAGACCACACAGAGTGATGACGCCCCTGATAACCAGCAGGAAGAGCAGACCATTTCAGATGACAAGAACAATTCAGATGGAGATGGAACCAGCAGCACAACAGGGTCTATAAGTTCCAAAGATGAAGAAAATG GTGAGGTCTTTGACTCTGACACCGCGAACTCCTCGCCCCCGCCCGCCTCCCGCAGGGAAGCGCTGGATGACATGGTGACCCCAACGAGACCGAGGACAACGGAGGATCTGTTTGCGGCCATTCACAG ATCCAAAAGGAAAGTTCTGGGCAGGAAGGAGTCTGAGGAGGAGCGGGTGCGAAGCCACTCCCCATCCCCCCCGGTCACCCCCACCGGGGGGGCACCAGGCCTGGCCTCTCTCGCCCGGCCGACCGGCTCTATCCAGCGCAGTGTGCGCAAGACGGCCACCAGCAGCGACAGCTTCAAAGCCCTCCTGCTGAAGAAGGGCAGCCGCTCCGAGACCAGCTTCCGCATGTCTGCCAcagaaatgctgaagagcacCGACCCCCGCTTCCAGAGAACCCGCTCCGAGTCTTCCCCGGAGACCCCTGACAGCCCTGGCTCCTGCAGCTCCCCCGGCCGTGGCAGGAGAGCCCAGGAGGAGTGGGCCAGGAGTGAAGGCTTGCTGCCCagactctcctcctcctccttctcggGCATGAAGTACGGCCGCTCCCGCACCCCCCCCTCTGCCGCCAGCAGCAAGTACAACGCCCGTAGCCGCCTCCTCAGCAGCCCCATGACTGTCATCTGCGAGAAGGAGGGCGAGCAGGCTGAGGCAGCCGACTTCTGTGGTCCCGCCGACATCAACTGGGATGGCACGCTTGAGGACCAGGCACTGGAGGATGGAATGGCAAATAACGGGGATCCCAGCCCTGTTTCTGAAACGGACTCGGCCAGCAAGCCTCAGGACTCCGACGGCACTTTATGTGAAGAAGGGAACAGTTAA